The following DNA comes from Clostridia bacterium.
GAAGAATTCGCCCAAAATGGCTATGAGAAAGCTTCAACGAATTCTATCGTAAAAAAAGCTGGTATTTCCAAGGGAATCCTCTTCCACTACTTTGGTAACAAAAAAAGCCTATACCTGTATATACTTGATTATGTAATTGATTATTATATCAAGAAATTCAACAGCCAGTATGCTTTTTCTACCAGTGACGTATTTGAACGGCTTGTTGAACGTGCTAAAGAGAAAATGAAACTGGCATATGAAGATCCTGATATGTATAAGCTTGTGTTTGAAGCTTTTGCAAATACCCCGGATGATATTAAGCCGGAGGTACAGGGCAGATATGCTAAAATTATTGCCGAGCAAACCCCACTGGCTTTCAAGGATTTAGACTTTTCCAAGTTCCGCAAGGGTGTAGATCCCAAGAAAGCTATAGAATTAATTGTGCTTTCACTGGAGGCACTGGGGAATAAATATCTGAGTATGTATAAAAACAGGGGAATATGGACTTCGGAAGAAATGGAAAAGATGATGCAGGAATCTCTGGAGTATGTGGAGATGCTCAAATACGGAATATATGAAAGCGAGAAATGATATTATGCAAATAAAAGCTGTGTGAATCTTGATTCACACAGCTTTTATTTGCATGGACACAGTTGTCGGCAGGTCTGCTTCAGCTTGCTTAGTCCAAACAGAATCCGCCGTATCCAAAGTTTCACAGATATGCTCCAAGTCACTACACAAGCAAACCCTTTAACTAGCACAGTGTATTACCTTAAAGTCCTTATCAAATTGTTAGAATAAAGCTGTTGATGGTCACATAGGTTTTTATGTGGTCACTAGTATGGGAAGGCCGACTCTTTAGTGATATGGGGGGTATTTATGGGGAAATATATAGTAGGGGTATTAGCTATTTTATTGACATGTATTTACTCAGCGTGTTATATGTTATTTCTGAATATCCCTTGCATGTCCGCAATTAGCGAAAAGACAATCATAGGGGAAAGAACTGTAGAAGCAAATCTAGGTGAGAATGAAACAAATAGGCTTTACTCGGATAGGGAAACTGCCTTGCTGAACTTTATCAAGAAGAGAATGATGGGAAATGAGGGGCAGATATATACTAAAATAAAGCAGGGAGAAGCTTGCGGAGAAGTCCTTTCGGAATCTGTAGGGCTTTTGATGGAATATTGCATAGAAAAAAATAACAGAGTATTATTTGATAAAGAATTTGACTTTTTAAGGGAAAAATTGCTGGATGATAAAAACCTTATCAGATGGAAAGCTGCGAATAAGGAGGTAAATTGTAACGCAGCTATTGATGATTTCAGAATAGTAAGAGCTTTGCTGGATGCATACGATATATGGGGGGATAAGGTTTATCTGGATACGGCGGGATTTATTCAGGAGAGTATTTTTAAAAAGCAGGTAGAGGGTGAATGGCTTTTTGAGTTTTATGATTGGAAGTTGGGTAAAAGCAATAAAACCATACCATTGTGTTATCTGGATCTGTATACTCTGGGCAGGTTGAGGGAGTTTAATAAAGACTGGTCAAGGGTTGCGGATTTTGGAGAACGGATCATCAGCGAAGGCAAGCCTGATTCTGAAATACCTATATACTACAAATATTATGATTACGAAACAAAGAGGTACTTCCTTGATGAGGAATATGTAAAAAGCAAGGCTGTTTGCCTTACTTATACTTTATACACTGTCATGCATATGTCGGAAATTAACGGGGATACGGAAATGTTTACAAACTGGCTGAAAAAGGAAATGGGAACCGGGAGGCTATATGCCTGGTATGACCCACAAACCGGAACCCCTGCAAACGATATCGAAAGTACGGCAGTCTATGCCTTGGCGGCAGTATATGCAAAAAAAACGGGTGAGGGTGAACTTTATCATAGGTTGATTGATCGTATGATGGCCTTCAGGGTAAATGATAAAAAATCACCGGATTATGGAGGCTTCGGAAATGAGGATACCGGGGAATGCTATTCCTTCGACAACCTCACCGCCTTATGGGCTTTGGCATTGGAGTGAATAAATAACTGGAGCCGCCCGGCACTTCTCTTCAATACCTGATCAGTTTTCTCCCCAGCAGGAATGAAGGCTTGAGTAAAGCAATCAACAATATGCCGGTAATTAGTGTAGATATTACTACCACAGTAAGATCAATAAGTCCTTTGCTGATAGAATAAGTTATTATCAAGCTGTTTACGGGGATGTTAAGAAAAACACCTGTTACTGTTCCCGGTGCATATCTCTTTAATACAATACTTGCTGCAAGGTGGGGCATTACTGCATTCAATATCATAGCCCCTGCATACCCGAAATATGCATACTTTATTATTTCCGATTGTGGGAAGAACAGGAATAAAGCTGTTATCAGGTATGCAGCTATTGTGTACAGAAGGACTGCAAAGTGAAATTCATCTTTTGTGACGGGTTTATGAAATTTTTTTGCGTACTTTGACCATTGGGGCAGCCAAAGTGCCTCTTCAATATTATGTAGTGTTATTGCTAAAGCAAAGAGTATAAAAATACTTGGTGAATCCATAGTGTGCCTCCTAACTATTCGATTGTTACTCCCTTAAGGGCATTGCCGCTGGGTATATTTTCTGGTGCTTGATTGCCGGCATATTGACTTGTAGCATTATTTACTGCTTTAATGATGCACTGATGGGCTGATTTTATCTTTTGTCCGGCATTTCCGGGCAATAAACCAATTATCAATCCTGACATTCTTAACTTACATGAAATCAGTTCTTTAACCAGTTTTTCATTCATTGTGAGCACCTCCAAAACGTATTTTCAACATCTCATTTTCAAATTTTGCCCCTTGTATAGCTAAGTTGAGCAGAGTGCGGGGCAGTACTATATTTCTTTTCACGTTTCCGACTTTTATTATCAACTCATCACCTTTTTGGTTTAGAGATATTTCCTTTTTATCGGTAAATGGCATATAGATGGTGAGTATGTATTCCTCACCGTCTCTTGTAACCTGCTGGGTTCTGCTGGTGTAGCTGATTGCAGTAGGGTCAGTTTCGTTAAAGACTTCCTTGCCCATTTTTTCCAGCATTTCGAGTCCAACTATCTCCCTTTCAAAGAGAGGAGCATAATAAATAGGTAGTGGAGAAAAGCTGTTAATAATGGTTTCTTTGTATTTTTTCTGTATATCCTTCCACACTTTGAAATAATTATCGGATACATTATCGGGGATTACTCTGTTTACTACTACTGCATCGATATTGTAATCGTAAAGATTCAGATAAGCGAAGCTTCGCTGAGCCTCCTTCACTACCATTTTTTCCGGGTTTACTACTATACGTACGCTTGTTATTTCCCTGTTTGAAAGTATTTCTCTCATTTCACTGAGTTGATGGAACAGGTTCTCTATTTCGTTGACCACGCTGTCTGATGGCATCGGGACACCCAGTAAGGATCCGGCTATAGGCCTGACGATCTTCAGCGCTTTTTTCTGAATGGGGAATAGTTTCTCCATCCACCATCTGAGTAAATCCGGATAACTTAGGAAAGCCAGTGTCTCACCGGTGGGAGCACAGTCAATTATGATTACATCGAAGGATTTTTCTTTATGATAACGTAATATTCTCAATAAACTAAGCAGGTCTTCGATGCCTGGAAATATTGACAGTTCTTCAGCTGTTATATCATTTACAGCCTTGGAAGTGAAAACGGTAGAAATAAACTCTTGTATTTTTCTCCAACCCTGCTCTGCTTCGTGAACGGAATCAATCTCCTGTGCCCAGAGATTCTCGCTGATCTGTAATGGCTCCGGTGAAAGCTTGATATCGAATGAATCGCCTAGACTGTGTGCCGGATCCGTGCTTACTACCAATGTTTTCAGACCTCTGCCTGCACTTTTTACTGCTGTAGCTGCGGCCACACTCGTTTTTCCTACGCCGCCCTTTCCTGTATATAGTATGATTCTCATATTTGTTACCTCCTTAGCTTAACTTATTTTGGTAGTTCAAAGAATACATTGCTTCGGATTTTGAATACTTCGGAACCCGAAATACTTGTCTGTTTAAAAGCCCATAAATGGGCCGGTAATATTTTACTCAATTTCGATCTTCTTAATTTTCTTTTCCTTTATTTCACCGGAAAGAATTGCTGCGTTCTTGCTTTCCAGCACTTTTACGAATTTGGCAAATACCTTTAGCAGAAGCTGCTTCTCTTCTCCTGTCAGAGAGGAATTTATCTCATTTATGTACTGCATGACGGTATCTTTAAACCGTGTAATCAGTTCTTCGCCTTTTGGTGTAAGCTTTATAGTAACGATGCGTCTGTCAGTTTCGCTTCTTTCACGCAGGATATAGCCGTTTTTTACTAACCTTTCCACGATGCCGGTGGCTGTACTCATAGGCACATTAATATAGTCGGCGACCTGGCTCATAATGATTTCTCCTTGTCTGTGTATAAGGAGCATCGCAAAAAGCTCGGTCTTTGAAAATGACATATCAAAGTCTATCCACTCTTCCGGATATAAAACCTTTTTAAGACTGTCTATCAATAGATCAAACATATTGTTGGCTTCTAACATTTAATTAGTTCCTCCATTGAATATTACGGCATACGAAATATTCTAAATAAATAATAATATATATAAAAAACATTGTCAATGAAATTTTTTCACTTTTAGAGAGCTTTATCTGATTTCAACCAGAGCCATTGTAATGTCATCGGGAATTTCAGCAGTAGTATCTATTCCTGCAAATTTACAAGCACTATCGGCAATATTGTTCAGGGTTTCACCAGAACCGGATGAGGCGTTTAATAGTATATCAAGTAGCCGTTTTTCTCCGTATTGTTCGTTAGTGTCGTTTTTTAATTCTACAATACCGTCGGTATATAGAAAAACTTTATCGCCGGATGTAAAATTTACGAATTTATCCGAATAATCCGGAGCAGTCATCCAGTTGCTTATCGGAATACCGGCAGATCGCAGGATTTCAAACTTTCCCTTGTTAAATAGTATCGGACAAACGTTATGCCCTGCATTAGAAAATCTGATTTTATTTTCCTTAAGGCTAAATATTGCATAAAAAACCGTAATATATAAATCCTGATCGAAATTACTGTTGTTAAACTCATTATAAAGTTCTTTGAGCACAGCCGCCGGAGATAACAGTTTCTTATTGATACTGGAACGCAAAAAGACTGTAAGCATTGAAGCGGGTACACCGTGTCCTGATACATCGGCTATATATACGCCTACATGGTCTTCATCTATTTTGAATATGTCTAAAAAGTCTCCCCCTATAGTTTCACAGGGCCTATATATGAACGAAAAGCTGATTTTATCCTCCGGAAAACTTTTTGGCAGAAGGCTGCACTGCAATTTTCTTGCTATGCGCAGGTCAGACTGGAGTTTATGGTTTTGTTCCGTTATTTTTTTCTGCAGCAGCTTCATTTGAGTGATATCTCTTAAAACTTCCACTACAGCTATTATTTCACCGTTCTGATCTTTTACCGGAGAACTCATAACAGAATATATCCTGTCTTTTATTGTTTCTTCCTTTTCATGTGATTGACCCTCAAAAACTGTCCTTCGGGAAATACAGTTTTCACATGGAGCAGACCTTCCTATTGCTTTATAGCACTTTTCCCCTGTTTTCAGATTGTCAAGAGCTTCAGACATAGCTTTATTGATATATATTATATTGTCATTCCTGTCAAGAACCCTTACCCAATCAAACATTCCGTTAATTATGTCTTCTATGAGACTGCTGCCTTGGTTGCTATCAGGATTTGAAGGATTAATATTTGTAGTACCCATGTTACGACCTCGCGATACAAATAAAATACGTAATCAGGTCACGTTTTATATTAATAATAACAAAACTAAACAGTCATATCAACAAAACTAAACCGGGTAATATCAGAAAAAGTAATAAATAGGCATACTATGGTAATAATAATTATAGTAGGAATATAGAGCCGCTTAAATTTGTATTATACTACTTTTTGATAGGAGAAATATTATGTTTTTAAAAGCTCCGGTAAAGCAGCAGTACATAAATATGGAAAGTGCTCTGGCATTTAAAAACTTTACAGATGTCCTCCATGCAATAGTTGATAAAAGTGTGAGAAGCGGGTATAAATCCATCGTATTTGTATGTATTGGGACGGATAGGTCTACAGGTGATAGTTTGGGCCCTCTTATAGGCTATAAGATCAATAATATAAGACAAAAAAACGTATATGTATACGGAACTCTGGAAAACCCCGTGCATGCCAAGAATATTGATGAAATAATGAAAAGCATACATTTGCTTTATAATAAGCCTTTTGTTATAGCGATAGATGCATGTCTTGGTCGTATGGACCATGTAGGATACATAACCATAGGAGAGGGATCGATTAAGCCTGGGTCCGGAGTAAACAAGGATCTTGCACCGGTTGGGGACATGTATATTACGGGAATAGTTAATTTTGGCGGTTTTATGGACTTTCTGGTATTACAGAATACCCGGCTTAGTATAGTAATGAAAATGGCTGACTTAATATCGATGGGAATAAGATATGTGCTATGGAAGCTGAACAGTGACCCGGAGAGTCAGGAATTTTTTGAGGGTTTTATTGATAAATAGAAGAATTAATTTCAGATTAATACTATGAATAGAATTCCGGATATAATCGGACATAACTTAAAAATACTTTTTATTGGGTATAATCCCGGTCTTAAATCGGCTGAAACGGGGCATCATTATGCTTCACCGAGTAACAGGTTTTGGAAACTTTTATTTGAATCCGGTATTACACCTTACAGATTCAAGCCGGAAGAAGATGTGAAACTTCTTGATCTGGGATATGGTTCAACAAATATTGTTTCAAGACCGACCAGAGGAGCAGCTGAATTGAAGTCAGAAGAATTCAGGGAAGGAGCTGTTGTACTAAAAGAACTCCTTGCAAAATACAAACCTGTTATTGCGTGTTATGTCGGTATGGGAGTGTATAAAAGGTTTTCCGGTAGACAGCGGGTAGGATATGGCCTGCAGAAGGATAGTATTGTAGAAGGAGTAAGAGATTATGTATGCCCTTCGCCTAGCGGTTTAAATCGTATGCCTTACAGCACTCAACTTGAGTATTTCAGAGATATGAAATCTGTTTCTGAATAAATACCTCTTATAATGCATTTTTCCTCCTGATAAAAATTTCTTTTTATAAAATCAGACTTTTCTTTATTCAATTCTTATAATATTATAGAAAATAAATTTGGGAGGATTTTATATGAAAAGAAATAATATAGTTATAGGGGTAATATTTGTTGTTCTTGGTCTATTGTTTCTGATAAACAATACAGGACTTATAAGAATAGATATCGATTTTTTTGATATAGGTTTTCTGTTTGCGAAGTTCTGGCCTGCAATGTTTTTGATAATTCCGGGTCTTGCAATGCACTCCATATTTTTCTCAGGTAAAAACAAGGATGCGGGTATACTGGTACCCGGCGGTATCCTGCTATTTACGGGTCTGACTTGCCAGGTTTCCATGCTCTTTAATGTATGGGGGATAACATGGCCGGGATTTATACTTGCAGTAGCTATAGGACTTTTTGAACTCTATCTTTTCGGAAGCAGAAACAAAGGACTTTTGATACCTGTTGGCATACTTACCGTTTTATCTGTTATCTTCTTTGACGCATTCACATTCAGATGGCTGCATATATTTGATTTGAAAGAAATACTCATAGGTGCGTTCTTGATAATATTAGGGGCTTCAATAATATTTAAGAACCGCAGAAATAAAAATGAATTCTAGTAACGTATAGGTTGCATGGGTAGGATAAAATCCTGCCCATGTTTTTTTGTGCATTAATATGACGATTCATACTGCATAGCGCCAAAAGATTCCTATGACGGTATTAATATATGAAAGCTTTTTCTTCGTAAGTATACTTACAAGTCTCATATTTGGCACATAAGGCCGAAATGACACAGCATAACTTACAGCACCATATAATACAATAGTATTGTAAATGCTGAAAACTGGCAGGTGCTGAACGATGGACAATGATGCGATGATAAGGGAGAAGCTTGAATTCCTTAAGAATTATACATATGAGGAGTTAAAGAGACTGAAGCTCAAAATACTTGAGAAGGATACGTCGGATGAAAGTATAACTTTTTCTGATAACGGAATTGTTAGCGGTGACAGTAACTGTCATATAGGAAAGGGCCTGTCAATGCAAAGAAGTAATCTATTAACCCATAAAAAGGCTTATAAGAAAAGTTACCGAAATAATGTATATAGAAAATACAAGGGCTTTAAAATAAAATTTTTGTTATAGACATACAGGAAATGGGTAATATACATTGTGTATGAAAACAATATAAAACAATTAGTGTACTTAATGTTTTCATAATCAGAAAAAAAGAAGCATATTAAAGGAGCTGAAGTGTAATGGATAAGTACATATGTACTGCGTGTGGTTATGAATACGATCCAGAAAAGGGTGACCCTGACAGTGGCATAGCACCCGGAACTGCTTTTGCAGATATTCCTGAGGATTGGGTGTGTCCCATTTGCGGTGTAGGCAAAGATATGTTTGAAAAAGCATGATATGAAAATATGATAATTCGATTGAAGTTTTCAAAATATTTGGGCATCAGTTGATGGAACAGCCATGAGGGCCGTAGGTGGCCTGCGTGGCTGTTGCTTTATCAGCTGTTGAAAAGCATTAATCGGATGGTACAGCTTCCAGAAGAGCTTTGTCAACCCATTTGATGGTGTGTTCGTCGATGAATAATAGAACCTCATCTCCGAAACATACAAGAATAATGGCATCACTATTATGAAACTTAACCTTATGACCCAGACTTAGCATCACTATCACTCCATTCCGTTGGAATAACCTTAAATCCGTTTAAGGTATACTGATGACATGGAACATTTATATGTCTATTATTAATATCGTCATTTCAAGGATTTTCTTAACAATAACAATAAAATTTCTATCAAATGGGATAATGGAATACTGATAGAAGGTGATTTTTAAAAATGCAAGTTTCAACTTTGCTACTTGCATTTTTGTTGAAAAAAATATTGCATAATTATTTTGTTATGCTATAATATTAGTTATTAAATATATATTTCTATTTCTTATAGAACAATGGCGTTCTCAAACAAGGTCTGTTGGCCTGGCTTGAGTGCGCTTTTTTGATGTCGCTAAATATATTGATGGTTTCAAAGAGATAAATATGATTAAAGGAGTGTTATTTATGCCGAGATACTCAAAGGAAGACATTCTGAGGATAGTCAGGGAGCAGGACGTTAAGTTCATACGTTTGCAATTTACGGATATTTTCGGTATTTTAAAGAATGTGGCGATTACTGTAGAGCAGCTTGAAAAAGCCTTGGACAACAAGTGCATGTTTGACGGATCATCAATCGAAGGTTTTGTCAGAATAGAAGAGTCTGATATGTATCTCCGTCCTGATACAAATACTTTTGTTATTTTTCCGTGGAGACCACAGACAGGGAAAGTTGCAAGATTGATCTGTGATGTTTACAATCCGGATGGAACACCCTTTGAAGGAGATCCCAGGTATATTCTCAAAAAGGCTTTAAATAAAGCGTATGATATGGGATATGAAACACTGAATGTAGGACCTGAGTGTGAATTCTTTTTATTCATTACTGACAGCGAGGGCAATCCGACTACGGTTACCCATGATAATGCTGGCTACTTTGATCTTGGGCCTGTAGATCTGGGGGAGAACGCCAGAAGAGATATGTGTATGGCTTTGGAAGAGATGGGATTTGAAATAGAGGCTTCTCATCATGAGGTTGCACCGGGGCAGCATGAAATCGACTTTAAATACAGTGATGCTTTAAGCACTGCAGACGCCATACTGACATTCAAACTGGTAGTAAAAACAATAGCACAAAGGCATGGATTGCATGCTACGTTTATGCCAAAGCCCTTGTTCGGAATTAATGGCTCCGGTATGCATACAAATGTTTCTCTGTTTAAGAATGGTAAGAATGTTTTTGATGATGAAAAAGATCCTTTACAATTGAGTAAAGAAGCATACTGGTTTATCGGCGGACTTATGAAAAATATGAGATCTATAGCAGCGATAACCAACCCTATAGTAAATTCATATAAAAGGCTTGTACCCGGTTATGAAGCACCTGTATATATAGCATGGTCCGCAAGGAATAGAAGTCCGCTTATAAGGATACCGGCAGCAAGGGGAGCTTCTACTAGAGTAGAGCTGAGATGTCCTGATCCGACATGCAACCCGTATTTGGCTTTAGCAGCGATTTTGACGGCGGGGCTTGATGGTATTGAAAACAAGATACAACCTCCCGCTTCCACTGACAAAAATATTTTTCAGATGAGTCAAGACCAAAGGAAATCAGAAGGGATTGAATCACTGCCAGGCAGCTTGAAGGAAGCAATAGATGAGCTTGAAGGCAGTAGCCTCGCTAAGGAAATACTCGGTGAGCATATATTTGAAAAGTACATTGAGGCAAAGCGTGGGGAATGGGATGAGTATAAAACTAAAATAAGCAGTTGGGAAATAGAGCAGTATTTGACCAAATATTAATTAACAGAGGCGGATAATCTGACGGGTTAGTAATAAATCTTTAACCTTGATATAGAAGCTTATGGATATAGTTCCAGTGCAGCAACGATGCGGCCGAACCCTTGGGTTCGGCTGTCTTTTTAAATGCATACAAAATGGATTATATTGCCAGACAACTGGTTTAATTGGTATTTTACGGGTATATTAAATGATACTGGGGTGTTAACATGGAATCAGCGAGGATATTGTTAGCCATGAGCAATGACGCGTCAATTAGTAAATTGAGAGTCATTTTGGTTGAAAATGGATATACGGTTGTAGACCAGGCCAAAGACGGGAATGAATGTTTGAGGAAAATACGCGCTCTCAAACCTGATCTGGTAATACTAGATTACGGACTTCCCCTGATGAATGGCTTTGAGGTTTCAAAAGTTGTCATAGAAGACAAGGTCTGTGACATAATCCTTATTATTTCACCTGCACAGGAAGGGCTTATAAGTAATATCAAATCAGAGAATAATTTTGTTTGTATGTCCAAACCCTTGAATAAACCCAGTCTGATAAATACAATAGACTTAATGGTGAAAAATAAGAGAAGAATAAGAGAACTGGAGCAGGAAATTGAGACGTTGAAAGCCAGCCTGGATACCCGTAAAGAGGTTGAGAAGGCAAAGGGGTTGCTGATGAAGCATTTGAGCCTTTCAGAGGCTGAAGCTTTTAAGAGGATTCAGCGTCAGAGTATGGACAGGGGGATTCCTATGAAAGAAATTGCAAAAGCTATTATTCTTGCATATGATATTTAACTTTACTTAATTTACCGTGTACTGATAAAAGTACTACTTAGAAAAAATAGTTTTTTTCATGCTAAAATACACACACAAATAAAAACAGCATTATAATAATTTATAATGCTGTTTTTATTTGGAGGTTTTTATGAGTAAGTACAGACCGCTGATAGGAATAACTTCAGGGTATGACTATGAGAAAGATACTATGTTTGTAAAAAACGGTTATTATGCAGCAGTAATTAAAGCCGGAGGGGTAGCTGTCGCAATTCCGCCCGTAGATGATGAAAGGGTATTGGATGAGGTTATGTGCAAGTGTGATGGTTTTATTCTTTCAGGTGGGCCTGATCTGGATGCGGTTCATTTTAATGAGAGCAACATGCCTTATAACGGAGAGATATCCCCTTGCAGGGATAGGGTAGAATTGTATATTGCAGGAAAGGCTGTAGAATCAGATTTACCTTTGCTGGGGATATGCAGGGGTATACAGGTTATGAATGTAGCTTTGGGGGGAACAATATATCAGGATATTTACTCGCAGATAAATTGCAGGGAGCTCGTAAGACACTCGCAGAATGCTCCCAAATGGTATCCTACTCATGAAATAAATATTGAGCAGGATACCTTGATAAGCAAAATTTTCGGCAACACCTGTGCCAGGGTAAATTCCTTTCATCACCAGGCTGTCAGGGAGTTGGGGTGTGGGTTTGCAGTAACTTCCAGAGCTGAGGACGGAATCATCGAATCAATCGAAAATACTGATAAAAGATTTGCAGTAGGTATTCAGTGGCATGCCGAGCTGATGTGGGAAAAGGATGATAAACATCTGAATCTGTTCAGGGAGTTCATTGAATGTTGTAAATGAGAATATATGTAACGCTTATGGGTTGTTTAAAATAAATATTTTTTGTAAACTATTTATAGCAAGGTGAATCTTAAGATGAAAGAGCGGAATCATCCCTGCATTTCATAAGGAGGACAGGATTGATATGGATAACTTAATAAATAAACTCAAGAGTACGGTAGACAAGCTTCCACAACCGGTAGAAGCTACTCTGAAAGTACTTGGGATATTCATACTTGCTTTGATAGTTGTGAAGCTGGGTAGTTTCATAATCCGGAAGTTGTTTAAGAAACAGAGGCTATCAAAGTATGGAATAAATGATAAAAAGCTGAATACTATGGCTTCTCTGATAGTCAGTATTTTCAGATATACAG
Coding sequences within:
- a CDS encoding gamma-glutamyl-gamma-aminobutyrate hydrolase family protein, whose product is MSKYRPLIGITSGYDYEKDTMFVKNGYYAAVIKAGGVAVAIPPVDDERVLDEVMCKCDGFILSGGPDLDAVHFNESNMPYNGEISPCRDRVELYIAGKAVESDLPLLGICRGIQVMNVALGGTIYQDIYSQINCRELVRHSQNAPKWYPTHEINIEQDTLISKIFGNTCARVNSFHHQAVRELGCGFAVTSRAEDGIIESIENTDKRFAVGIQWHAELMWEKDDKHLNLFREFIECCK